CGGGGGCCATTCGATATTCTTCAAATATATCGGATGGCCCCCGCCAGCGGAGCGCCCCAAGGAGGCTACAATAAGCGAAATATTCAATATCCAGGCCGGATCAGGCCGACCAAGCCGGATCAAACCAGCGCGGCCAGCGCCCCCAACAGTTCCCCAGCCACGATGGCCGCGCCCATGAAATCCCCGTTGAACCCGCACTGCTTGCGGGAAAGCGCGCTCATCCTCCAGAGCAGCACGCCGCAGAGCGGGGCGGCGATCAGCACAGTGCGCCAGCCGTCCAGCAGCAGCCCAGCCGCCAGGGCCTGGGCCGCAACGCACCCGGCGACGGCGGTCGTGGCCCCGGGAGCGAACAGCGACGCCAATCCGGGCCGCACCCGGTTCCGGTTCGCGGCCAGGGCGAGCACTGACAACGCCCGGCCCAGCACGAAGCACCAGGCGATGGCCCCGAACCGTCCCTGCCGGGCCAGTTCCCCGAAGGCCAGCACCTGCCCGCCCAGGCCCATCAGCAGCCCCAGCACCCCGAAGGGGCCGGCGCGGCTGTCTTTCATGATGTTCCAGAAGCGTTCGCCCACAGCCCCGCTGCCCCAGGCGTCGGCCACGTCGGCCAGGCCGTCAGCGTGCAGGCCGCGCGTGAGCCAGAGGCTCAAACCCACGGCCAGCCAGCCCAGGATCAAGGGGTACCCGGCGAACAGCCCGAGCGCGCCGGGAGCGGCGGCCGGCAGCCCGACCGCAAGCCCTACGACAGGGAACCAGGGCAGGGTGCGCGCGAACTCGCCTTCGGCCAGGATGCGCGGTCTGCCCAGGCGCGTCAGGAAGGAGAGGCTGGCCCCGAAGAGTCCCAGGCTCACGATATCCCGCCGGAATCGAAATGGAGGTTCAGGGTGTCGCCCAAGCTCAGGTTCAGGCGTTCGGCCGCGCTGGCCTGCCCCATGGCCAGCTCCATGACCCCCTGGCTCCCGGCGATGAAGCCCACCTCTCCGGGATTGAGCGATGCGTAGGTTGTGGCCAGCCTGAAGGCCGGACCGTTCCCCATGCGCAGCGTCCTGGTGGATGCGAGCTTCTCTTCCCATGTGGCGATGTCCATGTTCAGCAGGCAGTTGCCGAAGCGGTCCACATGGGCCACGTGGGCCATCGCCCCGTAAGGCGTGGCCTTGGCCTGCGCGTTGTCCAGCCGGACGAGGCCCGCCGGGTCGATGGCCTGGGCCAGCACGTCCGGGGCCGCCCCAAGGGCCAGCCGAACGGCCAGGGGGGCGAAGATGTCGCGGCCGTGGAAGGTGCAGGAGGCGCGCGGGAAATGCGACATGTCCACCGAGTGGGCGCGGCATGACGGCGATGCATCCAGCATCATGGTCAGCAGGCCATTGTCCGGTGCCAGGAAGAAGCGGTCAAGGGCTTCCAGGATGACGATGCGCCGGTCACCGCCCACACCAGGGTCCACCACGTTCACGAACACGGTGCCGGGCGGGAAGTGGGCGTAGCTGGCCCTCAGGATGAAACCGGCCTGGAGCGTGTTGTAGGGGGCGACGTGGTGGCACAGGTCCACCACGGGCACGCACGGCCCGTGCATGGCCAGCGCACCCTTCATCTGGCCCACGTAGGGGTCTTCCAGGCCGAAGTCGGTCAGCAGCGCGACGTGACGGTGCATGGTGCCTCCTCAATGAGCGAGTCTCGGCTGGGACGCCGGGCGATGATGGGGAGATAGCCGAAAACGAGGAAAATGTGCTCGAGAAAATCAGGCCTGAAAATTGAGGGACCCGTTGGAACGACGCTATTCTTTTTCGGCCTTGTCCAGGGTCAGGTTGAAGGCCACGGCGTAGAGGTGGTGGAAGAAATCGACGTATTCCACGTGGATGTCATCGGGCAGGGTCAGGCGGGCCGGAGCGAAGTTGATGATGCCCCGAACGCCCGCGTCCGCCAGGTAGTTTGCGGCGCGCTGGGCGCGCTCGGGCGGGGTGGTGATCAGCCCGATCTCGATGTCGAGCTCCTCAACCTTCTCCTTGAGCCGTCTGGAGCAGATGACCTCCAGCCCGGAGACCTCCTCGCCGATCTTGAAGGGGTCACAGTCGAAGGCGCCCACGATGTGGAAGCCCCTGCGCGGGAAGTCCTGATGGCGCAAGAGGGCCTTGCCCAGGTTGCCCACGCCCACCAGGGCGGCCTTCCAGACCCGGTCAACGCCCAGGGCCTGCTTGATGGAGGAGATGAGATCCTGGACGAAATAGCCCACCCCGCGGACGCCGAACTCGCCGAAGTAGGCGAGATCCTTGCGAATCTGGGAAGGGTTCACGTTGCACGCCTTGGCCAGGGTCTCGGAGGAGACGACCTCCGATCCCTCCCGGCGGAAGGTCTCCAGCACCTGGACGTAGAGGGCCAGTCGCTGGATTGTGGCGCGCGGTATGTGTTCGCTCTTCACCATATGGGCAGTTGGGGGGATCGGGTGGAAGAAAAAACCGGGAGGTCCCAGCGGGACCTCCCGGCGAACATGTCGTGATTAAGCGCCGAAGGGCTTAACGAACATGAGCAGCAGGCAGACGACCAGGGCGTAAATGGCCAGGGATTCGATGAAGGCCAGGCCCAGAATCAGGGTGGTGGTCAGCTTGCCGCCGATCTCGGGGTTGCGGGCCATGCCTTCGCAAGCGCCCTTCACGCCGATGCCCTGACCGATGCCGCAGCCCAGAGCGGCCAGGCCCATGCCGACGGCGGCGCCCCAGGCGGACATGGCGCCAACGGCGGAGCCGTCAGCGGCGAAGGACAGGGAGGCCAGGCCCAGCAGGGCGACGGTGTTCAGAGCGGTGAAAAGAACCTTACGCATGAGTAGTCTCCTCGAATGTGGTATGTTGTTTGGTCAAATGACCATTTCCCCCGGTTTAGTGGGCGTGTTCGAAAGCTCCCTTCAGGTAGATCAGGGTCAGCATGAAGAACACGAAGGCCTGGATGAAGTCGGCAAGCGTGAACAGGAAGTAGATGGGCAGCGTGGCGGCGATGGGCGCCAGCATGAACAGCAGCATCAGAACCAGTTCTTCGCCGCGGACGTTGCCGAAGAGTCGCAGGGTGAGCGACAGCGGCCTGGCCAGGTGGCTCATGAATTCGAGGATGAGCATCATGGGAGCCAGCGCGGGCATGGGGCCCATGAAGTGCTTGATGTAGCCGGGGCCCCAGTTCCTGATGCCCCAGTAGTTGTAGTAGACGAACACGAACACGGCCATGGCCGCGTTGGTGTTGATGGCGTTGGTGGCCGAGTCGAAGCCCGGGACCAGGCCCATGAAGTTACAGGTCAGGATGAACATGAAGATGCCGGCCAGAACCGGGAATACGCGGCGGCCGTCTTCACCCATGGTCTCCACGGTGAAGTTTTCCAGCCCTCCGATCATGTACTCGAAGAAGTTCTGAAGCCCGCCGGGCACCATCTGCAGCCTGGAAGAAGTGATAAGGCCCAGGGTGATGAGCAAGGCCATGGCCAACCAGGCGAAGAGAACCTCGTTGGGGATGTTCAGCCCCGCACCTTTGGCCGCCATTTCCAAAAACAATACCGGATGTTCCAATCCGCCAGCCATAGCCCTAGGCCTCCTTCGCGCTGTTAGACCTGGCCCTTTTACGGGCCCCCCACACCAGAATGGTCACCATCACAGTGATCGTCCCCGCCACGATGGCCCACACAGGCCACCCCGCCTCGACGATCATCGCATAAAGCCCCGCCCCGGTGACGCCGAGGCGCACGAAAAACCTGAAGAACGCTCCGCCCGCGGCTCCCGCCGCGTTGCTCATCACGTTCTGGGCGTACTTGACCAGCCACCAGAAGTTCACCGTGATGAGCGCCGCACCGCCCATGAAGGCCCATCCCCAGTCCGACAGCTCGGAGATGGACACCGCCGCGAGGCTCAGCCCCGTGGCAATGGCGATCTGCATCCGCACCAGTTCGCGGCCTTCCGCGTGGTGGAACCCGGCCCGCTCCAGAAGAGAATCGAGGCGCTCACGCATCCTTCTTCCCTCCGGGCTTCTCCTCCGGGGCCACCTCTGGCTTGGCGGCGTCCGCCTGGGACTTGTCCTGGGTTGTA
This genomic window from Fundidesulfovibrio soli contains:
- a CDS encoding adenosylcobinamide-GDP ribazoletransferase yields the protein MSLGLFGASLSFLTRLGRPRILAEGEFARTLPWFPVVGLAVGLPAAAPGALGLFAGYPLILGWLAVGLSLWLTRGLHADGLADVADAWGSGAVGERFWNIMKDSRAGPFGVLGLLMGLGGQVLAFGELARQGRFGAIAWCFVLGRALSVLALAANRNRVRPGLASLFAPGATTAVAGCVAAQALAAGLLLDGWRTVLIAAPLCGVLLWRMSALSRKQCGFNGDFMGAAIVAGELLGALAALV
- a CDS encoding SAM hydrolase/SAM-dependent halogenase family protein, with product MHRHVALLTDFGLEDPYVGQMKGALAMHGPCVPVVDLCHHVAPYNTLQAGFILRASYAHFPPGTVFVNVVDPGVGGDRRIVILEALDRFFLAPDNGLLTMMLDASPSCRAHSVDMSHFPRASCTFHGRDIFAPLAVRLALGAAPDVLAQAIDPAGLVRLDNAQAKATPYGAMAHVAHVDRFGNCLLNMDIATWEEKLASTRTLRMGNGPAFRLATTYASLNPGEVGFIAGSQGVMELAMGQASAAERLNLSLGDTLNLHFDSGGIS
- a CDS encoding redox-sensing transcriptional repressor Rex, whose amino-acid sequence is MKSEHIPRATIQRLALYVQVLETFRREGSEVVSSETLAKACNVNPSQIRKDLAYFGEFGVRGVGYFVQDLISSIKQALGVDRVWKAALVGVGNLGKALLRHQDFPRRGFHIVGAFDCDPFKIGEEVSGLEVICSRRLKEKVEELDIEIGLITTPPERAQRAANYLADAGVRGIINFAPARLTLPDDIHVEYVDFFHHLYAVAFNLTLDKAEKE
- the atpE gene encoding ATP synthase F0 subunit C, yielding MRKVLFTALNTVALLGLASLSFAADGSAVGAMSAWGAAVGMGLAALGCGIGQGIGVKGACEGMARNPEIGGKLTTTLILGLAFIESLAIYALVVCLLLMFVKPFGA
- the atpB gene encoding F0F1 ATP synthase subunit A; protein product: MAGGLEHPVLFLEMAAKGAGLNIPNEVLFAWLAMALLITLGLITSSRLQMVPGGLQNFFEYMIGGLENFTVETMGEDGRRVFPVLAGIFMFILTCNFMGLVPGFDSATNAINTNAAMAVFVFVYYNYWGIRNWGPGYIKHFMGPMPALAPMMLILEFMSHLARPLSLTLRLFGNVRGEELVLMLLFMLAPIAATLPIYFLFTLADFIQAFVFFMLTLIYLKGAFEHAH
- a CDS encoding ATP synthase subunit I, which gives rise to MRERLDSLLERAGFHHAEGRELVRMQIAIATGLSLAAVSISELSDWGWAFMGGAALITVNFWWLVKYAQNVMSNAAGAAGGAFFRFFVRLGVTGAGLYAMIVEAGWPVWAIVAGTITVMVTILVWGARKRARSNSAKEA